The following coding sequences are from one Thermostaphylospora chromogena window:
- the rny gene encoding ribonuclease Y — protein METAVIVALTVAVFVCAVVAIVTLVILVRRTGGQPVAPPGPSPEQAAQIQGEIQRELEEARRQAGEIRNRAEADANEILSRSEAIERTAMRLRQEVEEESRALKNELKELRADLERREGRLIEREQRLDEEARRQAERERKLAETETELADRREELLRLEEERRAVLERVAGLTAEQAKAELIKEIENQAKREAALIVREIESAARKEGEKRAVKIITLAVQRMATEQTAESVVSVLHLPSEEMKGRIIGREGRNIRAFESTTGVNLIIDDTPEAVLLSCFDPVRRETARLTLEKLVLDGRIHPQRIEEAYERSKAEVQELCVRAGEDALVELGLTDMHPELVALLGQLRYRTSYGQNVLKHLIESAHIAGIMAAELGLDPMLLKRCTVLHDIGKALTHEVEGSHALIGAEIARRYGESDDVVHAIEAHHNEVEPRTVEAVLVQAADAISGGRPGARRESLEAYVKRLERLEEIAQSYEGVEKVFAMQAGREIRVMVKPDAVDDIQAQVIARDIAKQIEEELTYPGQIRITVVRESRAMEFAR, from the coding sequence AGGGGAGATCCAAAGGGAGCTGGAAGAGGCCAGACGGCAGGCCGGTGAGATCCGCAACCGGGCCGAGGCCGACGCCAACGAGATACTGAGCCGCTCGGAGGCCATCGAGCGTACGGCGATGCGCCTGCGCCAGGAGGTCGAGGAGGAGAGCCGGGCCCTCAAGAACGAACTGAAGGAACTCCGCGCCGACCTGGAGCGCCGGGAGGGCCGGCTGATCGAGCGCGAGCAGCGGCTCGACGAGGAGGCCCGGCGCCAGGCCGAGCGGGAGCGCAAGCTCGCCGAGACCGAGACCGAGCTGGCCGACCGGCGCGAGGAGCTGCTGCGGCTGGAGGAGGAGCGCAGGGCGGTTCTGGAGCGGGTGGCGGGCCTGACCGCCGAGCAGGCCAAGGCCGAGCTGATCAAGGAGATCGAGAACCAGGCCAAGCGGGAGGCCGCCCTCATCGTCCGGGAGATCGAGAGCGCGGCGCGCAAGGAGGGCGAGAAGCGCGCCGTCAAGATCATCACGTTGGCCGTGCAGCGGATGGCGACCGAGCAGACGGCCGAATCGGTGGTCAGCGTGCTCCACCTGCCGAGCGAGGAGATGAAGGGGCGGATCATCGGTCGTGAGGGCCGCAACATCCGCGCGTTCGAATCGACCACCGGCGTCAACCTGATCATCGATGACACGCCGGAGGCCGTGCTGCTGTCGTGTTTCGACCCGGTGCGCCGCGAAACCGCCCGGCTGACGCTGGAGAAGCTCGTCCTCGACGGCCGGATCCACCCCCAGCGCATCGAGGAGGCCTACGAGCGCAGCAAGGCCGAGGTGCAGGAGCTGTGCGTGCGCGCCGGAGAGGACGCGCTGGTGGAGCTGGGCCTCACCGACATGCACCCGGAGCTGGTCGCGCTGCTCGGTCAGCTCCGCTACCGCACCTCCTACGGGCAGAACGTGCTCAAGCACCTCATCGAGTCCGCGCACATAGCCGGGATCATGGCCGCCGAGCTGGGGCTGGACCCCATGCTGCTCAAGCGCTGCACGGTCCTGCACGACATCGGCAAGGCGCTCACCCACGAGGTCGAAGGCAGTCACGCGCTGATCGGCGCGGAGATCGCGCGTCGCTACGGCGAGAGCGATGACGTCGTTCACGCCATCGAGGCCCACCACAACGAGGTCGAACCCCGCACGGTCGAAGCGGTGCTGGTCCAGGCGGCCGACGCGATCAGCGGAGGCCGTCCGGGGGCCCGCAGGGAGTCGCTGGAGGCCTACGTCAAGCGGCTGGAGCGGCTGGAGGAGATCGCCCAGTCCTATGAGGGCGTGGAGAAGGTCTTCGCGATGCAGGCGGGCCGGGAGATCCGCGTCATGGTCAAGCCGGACGCGGTGGACGACATCCAGGCGCAGGTGATCGCCCGCGACATCGCCAAGCAGATCGAGGAGGAGCTGACCTACCCCGGACAGATCCGCATCACGGTCGTCCGGGAGTCCCGGGCGATGGAGTTCGCCCGCTGA